In Aquimarina sp. TRL1, a single window of DNA contains:
- a CDS encoding FAD-binding and (Fe-S)-binding domain-containing protein translates to MNKDQKWSELQKSLKGELHTDSLTRTLYATDASVYRRIPAAVVYPKDTEDIQAIISFATTYKVGVIPRTAGTSLAGQCVGEGIVVDVSRYFTEIIAVDTDKKQVIVQPGVIRDDLNRFLKPFGLFFGPNTSTSNRCMIGGMVGNNSSGTTSIQYGVTRDKVVEIKAILSNTEEVTFSSITKETFHAKRTLDSLEGKIYDHLYHELIPQRVQAQIAEGFPKKEIHRRSTGYAIDEIIDSEVFKEEEDTLFNMCKLLSGSEGTLAFTTEITLQLDELPPVNSLMIAAHFRTIEDCLQAVAPVMKHPLFTCEMMDKTILDCTKNNKEQVKNRFFIEDDPKAILMLELRSDNDDLLEEQKRALLTTLEMSGLSYANPILYNKEIDQALELRKAGLGLLGNIVGDKKAVACIEDTAVTLSDLSDYILDFTKLMKSYGQEAVYYAHAGAGELHLRPILDLKKKEDVVLFKKITDDVAALVKKYGGSMSGEHGDGIVRAAYIPFMIGEDNFQILQRIKKTFDPHSIFNPGKIVNAYPMDEKLRYEVDRKEPEITTLLDFTDSLGILRAAEKCNGSGDCRKSVEAGGTMCPSYKATKEEKDTTRGRANTLREILTNSQKPNAFDHEELKEVFDLCLSCKGCASECPSNVDIAAFKAEFLYQYQQEHGTSIRTKLFAYNNQLNTIGRILPGLTNFFFSNKITAGILKNVMGVASARSLPLLSKKTVKQWCKENLSSLQPAKEKRNVFLFLDEFIDQLDAQIGIDAIELLTQLGYKVTVVDHKESGRSFISKGLLKQAKKIANHNIELFSDLVTEDSPLIGIEPSAILSFRDEYLRLADDKDKAETLAKNVRTIDEFISSEINNGSIKNTQFTTKKEVIKLHGHCHQKALSNVLSSFSLLNIPKNYKVTVIPSGCCGMAGSFGYEKEHYTLSMQVGEQVLFPAIRKTEKDTIIAAVGTSCRHQIKDGTNKEALHPVTILRRALL, encoded by the coding sequence ATGAATAAAGATCAAAAATGGTCAGAACTTCAAAAATCTCTTAAAGGAGAACTACATACGGATAGTCTGACAAGAACCTTGTATGCTACAGATGCATCAGTATATAGGAGAATTCCTGCCGCAGTTGTCTATCCCAAAGATACTGAAGATATACAAGCGATTATTTCTTTTGCAACCACATATAAAGTAGGAGTGATTCCCCGAACAGCAGGAACATCTCTGGCGGGGCAGTGTGTAGGAGAAGGGATTGTAGTAGATGTGTCCAGATACTTTACAGAGATTATAGCAGTTGATACAGACAAAAAGCAAGTAATCGTACAGCCTGGAGTTATCAGGGATGATCTCAATAGGTTTCTAAAGCCATTTGGTCTTTTTTTTGGTCCAAACACTTCTACTTCCAATCGCTGTATGATTGGAGGAATGGTAGGTAATAATAGTAGTGGAACCACTTCTATTCAATATGGAGTTACTAGGGATAAGGTAGTTGAGATAAAAGCTATTTTATCTAATACAGAGGAAGTAACCTTTTCATCTATAACTAAAGAAACATTTCATGCAAAACGGACTTTAGATTCTCTGGAAGGGAAAATCTATGATCATTTATATCACGAATTAATACCACAAAGAGTACAAGCACAGATAGCAGAAGGTTTTCCTAAAAAAGAAATTCACCGGAGAAGTACCGGATATGCTATAGATGAAATAATCGATTCGGAAGTTTTTAAAGAAGAGGAAGATACTCTTTTTAATATGTGTAAGTTATTATCTGGGAGTGAAGGAACTCTGGCTTTTACAACAGAAATTACATTGCAACTGGATGAGTTACCCCCTGTAAATTCTTTAATGATTGCCGCTCATTTTAGGACAATAGAAGATTGTTTACAGGCAGTAGCTCCTGTAATGAAGCATCCGTTATTTACCTGTGAGATGATGGATAAGACAATTTTAGATTGTACAAAGAATAATAAGGAACAGGTAAAAAATCGTTTCTTTATAGAAGACGACCCTAAAGCTATTTTAATGTTAGAATTGCGTTCTGATAATGATGATCTATTAGAAGAGCAAAAGAGGGCACTGCTAACGACACTGGAAATGTCTGGATTAAGTTATGCAAACCCTATTTTGTATAACAAAGAAATAGATCAGGCATTGGAGTTGAGAAAAGCAGGTTTAGGGCTTTTGGGAAACATTGTTGGAGACAAAAAAGCAGTTGCCTGTATAGAAGATACAGCAGTAACCTTATCAGACCTATCGGATTATATTTTGGATTTTACCAAATTGATGAAATCCTATGGTCAGGAAGCAGTTTATTATGCACATGCAGGAGCAGGAGAATTACACCTGCGACCGATACTTGATTTGAAAAAAAAGGAGGATGTTGTTCTTTTTAAAAAAATAACAGATGATGTTGCTGCTTTAGTAAAAAAATATGGAGGTTCTATGAGTGGAGAACACGGTGATGGAATTGTAAGAGCAGCTTATATCCCGTTTATGATAGGAGAAGATAATTTTCAAATTTTACAAAGAATAAAAAAGACATTTGATCCCCATTCAATTTTTAATCCAGGAAAAATAGTCAATGCTTATCCGATGGATGAAAAATTGCGTTATGAAGTTGACCGAAAAGAACCTGAAATAACAACTTTATTGGATTTTACAGATTCATTAGGGATTTTGAGGGCAGCAGAAAAATGTAATGGAAGTGGAGATTGTAGAAAATCAGTAGAAGCAGGAGGGACGATGTGTCCAAGTTATAAAGCTACTAAGGAAGAAAAAGATACGACGAGAGGGAGAGCTAATACATTAAGAGAAATTTTAACCAATAGTCAGAAACCAAATGCATTTGATCATGAAGAGTTAAAAGAAGTATTTGACCTGTGTTTGAGCTGTAAAGGCTGTGCCAGTGAGTGTCCTTCTAATGTGGATATAGCGGCTTTTAAAGCAGAATTTTTATATCAATATCAACAGGAACACGGAACATCAATAAGAACGAAATTATTCGCTTATAACAATCAGTTAAATACCATAGGAAGGATTCTTCCGGGATTAACGAATTTCTTTTTTTCTAATAAGATTACTGCTGGAATCCTTAAAAATGTAATGGGAGTTGCTTCAGCCAGATCACTTCCTTTACTCAGTAAAAAAACAGTAAAACAGTGGTGTAAAGAGAATTTGTCTTCATTACAACCTGCTAAGGAGAAAAGAAATGTATTCCTGTTTTTGGATGAATTTATAGATCAGTTAGATGCACAAATCGGAATTGATGCAATTGAATTACTGACGCAATTGGGATATAAAGTAACAGTGGTAGACCATAAAGAAAGCGGACGTTCTTTTATCTCAAAAGGATTGTTAAAGCAGGCCAAAAAAATAGCAAATCACAATATTGAACTATTTTCTGATTTGGTAACAGAAGATAGCCCTTTAATAGGAATTGAACCTTCAGCGATATTGAGTTTTAGGGATGAATATCTACGATTAGCAGATGATAAAGATAAAGCAGAAACACTAGCGAAGAATGTGAGGACTATTGATGAATTTATCTCATCGGAAATAAATAATGGATCCATTAAAAATACACAGTTCACTACCAAAAAAGAAGTGATTAAGTTACATGGGCATTGTCATCAAAAAGCATTGTCCAATGTGTTATCTAGCTTTAGCTTATTGAATATTCCTAAAAATTATAAAGTGACAGTGATTCCTTCCGGATGTTGTGGAATGGCAGGATCATTTGGGTATGAAAAAGAACATTATACGCTAAGTATGCAGGTAGGAGAACAAGTATTATTTCCTGCAATTAGAAAAACAGAAAAAGACACTATTATTGCAGCAGTAGGAACTAGTTGTAGACATCAAATTAAAGATGGAACCAATAAAGAAGCATTGCACCCGGTTACGATTCTTAGAAGAGCTTTACTTTAA
- a CDS encoding UDP-2,3-diacylglucosamine diphosphatase: protein MKKRHVELVIISDVHLGTFGCQAKELLNYLNTIQPKTLILNGDIIDIWQFRKRYFPKQHLKVIKKIITLASKGTEVIYVTGNHDEMLRKFSDVQMGDFKLVDKLVLELDDKKAWIFHGDVFDASIQNAKWLAKLGGWGYDILILMNQSINWFLVKMGKEKFSLSKKIKNSVKKAVKYINDFEQVAAELAIDNQYHFVICGHIHQPQMKEYRTKNGSCIYLNSGDWVENLTALEYDNKTWNLVHYQKEKIEPLVEEEKEEEFLQEKEKLKASFALEYKMLESFISSK from the coding sequence ATGAAAAAACGTCACGTCGAACTCGTAATTATTTCAGATGTACATCTCGGTACCTTTGGATGCCAAGCGAAGGAACTTCTCAATTACCTAAATACCATTCAGCCAAAAACACTTATACTAAATGGGGATATTATAGATATATGGCAGTTTAGAAAACGTTATTTCCCGAAACAACATCTCAAGGTTATAAAAAAGATAATCACTTTAGCGTCAAAAGGTACTGAAGTAATCTATGTTACAGGCAACCATGATGAAATGCTTCGAAAGTTTAGTGATGTCCAAATGGGAGATTTTAAACTTGTAGATAAATTAGTCTTGGAGCTGGATGACAAAAAAGCATGGATTTTTCACGGAGATGTTTTTGATGCTTCTATTCAAAACGCAAAATGGCTTGCTAAACTGGGTGGATGGGGATATGACATACTTATTCTTATGAATCAATCCATAAATTGGTTTTTGGTAAAAATGGGAAAAGAAAAGTTTTCCCTCTCTAAAAAAATAAAAAATAGTGTAAAAAAAGCAGTCAAATATATTAATGATTTTGAGCAAGTTGCTGCAGAATTAGCTATTGATAATCAGTACCATTTTGTCATTTGCGGACATATTCATCAACCACAAATGAAAGAATACAGAACCAAAAATGGTTCCTGTATTTATCTGAATTCCGGAGATTGGGTAGAAAATCTCACTGCATTAGAATACGACAATAAAACCTGGAATTTAGTCCATTATCAAAAAGAAAAAATAGAACCGCTTGTCGAAGAAGAAAAAGAGGAAGAGTTTCTACAAGAGAAGGAAAAACTTAAAGCTTCATTCGCTTTGGAGTACAAAATGTTAGAGTCATTTATTTCTTCAAAATAA
- the aroC gene encoding chorismate synthase: MAGNTFGTLFKVTTFGESHGIAIGGIIDGCPAGVSIDLEFIQAELDRRKPGQSAIVTQRKEPDTVEFYSGIFEGITTGTPIGFVIKNANQKSKDYSHIKDSFRPSHADYTYDKKYGIRDYRGGGRSSARETACRVVAGAIAKQVLTNLKFNAYVSRVGNIDIDKDYTTLDLSLTESNIVRCPDVEKAAEMEQYIKQIRKEGDTVGGVVSCVISGVPIGLGEPVFDRLHAALGKAMLSINAVKGFEYGSGFEGAKLKGSQHNDLFNEDGSTKTNLSGGIQGGISNGMDIYFNVAFKPVATIMQDQQTIDKEGNIVTMQGKGRHDPCVVPRAVPIVEAMAALVLVDYWLINRAAKK, from the coding sequence ATGGCAGGAAACACTTTTGGAACCTTGTTTAAGGTAACTACTTTTGGAGAATCTCATGGAATTGCAATAGGAGGGATAATCGATGGTTGCCCGGCAGGAGTTTCTATAGACTTAGAATTCATACAAGCAGAATTAGATAGGAGAAAACCTGGGCAATCCGCAATTGTGACTCAGAGAAAAGAACCTGATACGGTAGAATTTTATTCAGGAATTTTTGAAGGAATTACTACAGGTACACCTATTGGATTTGTGATAAAAAATGCAAACCAAAAATCAAAAGATTATTCTCATATAAAAGATTCTTTCAGGCCTTCTCATGCAGACTATACCTATGATAAAAAATACGGAATACGCGACTATAGAGGAGGGGGACGTTCTTCTGCCAGGGAAACAGCATGTAGAGTGGTTGCAGGAGCAATTGCCAAACAGGTGCTAACAAATCTAAAATTTAATGCATATGTGAGTCGAGTTGGAAATATTGATATCGATAAAGACTATACAACATTAGATTTATCATTAACAGAAAGTAACATTGTTCGTTGTCCAGATGTAGAAAAAGCTGCAGAAATGGAGCAGTATATTAAACAAATCAGAAAAGAAGGAGATACTGTAGGAGGTGTGGTTAGTTGTGTTATTTCTGGGGTGCCAATAGGGTTAGGAGAACCGGTATTTGACAGGTTGCATGCAGCCTTAGGGAAAGCAATGTTATCGATTAATGCAGTAAAGGGGTTTGAATATGGAAGCGGTTTTGAAGGAGCTAAACTAAAAGGAAGCCAACATAACGACCTTTTTAATGAAGATGGATCCACTAAAACAAATCTCTCTGGAGGAATTCAAGGTGGGATCTCTAACGGCATGGACATCTATTTTAATGTAGCGTTTAAACCTGTGGCGACTATTATGCAAGATCAGCAAACAATCGATAAAGAAGGGAATATTGTCACTATGCAAGGAAAAGGAAGACATGATCCCTGTGTGGTTCCCAGAGCAGTTCCGATTGTAGAAGCTATGGCAGCTTTGGTATTGGTTGATTATTGGTTGATTAACAGAGCAGCAAAAAAATAA
- a CDS encoding dicarboxylate/amino acid:cation symporter codes for MKKLALHWQILIGMASGVLFAILLSRYSWGADIIKDWIKPFGTIFINALKLIAVPLILASLIKGVSDLKDISKLSKMGGRTIGTYIMTTIIAVSIGLLVVNIVKPGNTITDQTRNQLIESYKGDAGSKIAAAEKQKSAGPLQALIDLVPDNIIKASGDNRNMLQVIFFAIFFGIGLILIPEEKARPVKAFFDGFNEVILKMIDLIMLVAPYGVFALLAALVVESPSTDLFKALALYAICVVVGLLLMIGVYIFFVWVVTKRPPISFINGISPAQLLAFSTSSSAATLPVTMERVEEHLGVEKEVTSFVLPIGATINMDGTSLYQAVAAVFIAQAFGMDLSFTTQLGIIATATLASIGSAAVPGAGMVMLVIVLAQAGIPEAGLALIFAVDRPLDMCRTTVNVTGDAAVSMIVAKSVGKLGEPNVKNWDDNYQEK; via the coding sequence ATGAAAAAACTGGCATTACATTGGCAGATTTTAATAGGAATGGCTTCGGGAGTTTTATTTGCTATTCTATTATCCAGATATAGTTGGGGAGCGGACATTATTAAAGATTGGATAAAACCTTTTGGTACCATTTTTATAAATGCACTAAAATTGATAGCGGTTCCTCTTATTTTAGCCTCATTGATTAAAGGAGTTTCTGATCTTAAAGATATCTCTAAATTATCTAAAATGGGAGGGAGGACAATCGGAACCTATATTATGACAACCATTATTGCGGTTAGTATCGGATTGTTAGTTGTTAATATAGTGAAACCCGGAAATACGATTACAGATCAAACAAGAAATCAGTTGATCGAAAGTTATAAAGGGGATGCAGGGAGTAAAATAGCCGCAGCAGAAAAACAAAAAAGTGCAGGTCCTCTACAAGCATTGATAGATTTAGTACCTGATAATATAATAAAAGCATCCGGAGACAATAGAAATATGCTTCAGGTGATTTTCTTTGCTATCTTTTTTGGGATTGGATTAATTCTGATACCAGAAGAAAAAGCACGACCTGTCAAAGCATTTTTTGATGGCTTTAATGAAGTGATTCTCAAAATGATTGATTTGATTATGTTGGTCGCACCTTATGGAGTTTTTGCTCTTTTAGCAGCACTTGTTGTCGAATCTCCCAGTACAGATTTGTTTAAAGCACTCGCACTCTATGCAATATGTGTTGTCGTTGGTTTGTTATTGATGATTGGGGTATATATCTTTTTTGTATGGGTAGTTACTAAAAGACCTCCGATTTCTTTTATTAATGGAATCTCTCCAGCCCAATTATTAGCCTTTTCGACTAGCTCCAGTGCAGCTACATTGCCTGTGACAATGGAACGGGTAGAAGAGCACCTGGGAGTAGAAAAAGAGGTGACTAGTTTTGTCCTGCCAATCGGAGCAACTATCAATATGGATGGGACAAGTTTATATCAGGCTGTAGCAGCAGTTTTTATAGCACAGGCCTTCGGAATGGATTTATCATTTACTACTCAACTGGGAATTATTGCCACAGCAACATTAGCATCTATAGGTTCTGCCGCTGTACCAGGAGCAGGAATGGTTATGTTAGTGATAGTATTGGCACAAGCAGGAATCCCGGAAGCAGGTTTAGCATTGATTTTTGCTGTAGATCGTCCTTTGGATATGTGCAGGACAACTGTTAATGTTACAGGAGATGCTGCTGTATCTATGATAGTCGCAAAATCAGTAGGGAAATTAGGCGAACCCAATGTCAAAAATTGGGATGATAATTACCAGGAAAAATAA
- a CDS encoding thiol-disulfide oxidoreductase DCC family protein: MAIPNDKKIILFDGVCNLCNNAVNFIIKHDKNDMFRYASLQSDIGIQLAKERNIDATKLDSILLIDPGVAYYHKSSAALHIAKHLSGAYPLIYAGIILPKFFRDWVYDVIAKNRYKWFGKKNSCMIPTPQLKALFIDN; the protein is encoded by the coding sequence ATGGCTATTCCAAACGATAAAAAAATTATACTTTTTGACGGGGTTTGTAACCTTTGTAATAATGCGGTAAATTTTATCATTAAGCATGATAAAAATGATATGTTTAGATATGCATCGCTACAAAGTGATATAGGAATTCAGTTAGCCAAAGAGCGTAATATCGATGCCACTAAACTGGATTCTATTCTGCTTATTGATCCCGGAGTGGCTTATTATCATAAATCTTCTGCTGCACTTCATATTGCTAAACATTTATCCGGAGCATATCCATTAATCTACGCTGGTATTATTTTACCGAAGTTTTTTAGAGATTGGGTGTATGATGTGATTGCTAAAAACAGGTATAAGTGGTTTGGAAAGAAAAATTCTTGTATGATACCTACGCCGCAGTTAAAGGCATTATTTATAGACAATTAA
- a CDS encoding sugar nucleotide-binding protein, translated as MKRILIIGGSGFIGNALYKELCPYYDTYATYCTDNSFYDKNQKFFQLDIEKEDITILLDSLKPTVLISAIRGNFNSLWETHLKILFWLQKNNCKFIFLSSANVFDSFTNYPSYEFDKTLSDSIYGRYKIKVENAIMRLPNNIHTIARIPMIFGAGSPRIDLLKQQHEFNVPIEVFPNVIINATSINKLTQQLHYIINRNKKGIFHLGSKDLTYHYDLIKEICDFLGLNTPVFKQVFDSNDDRYLAVLPKDNMLPKNLINTIQQVINASLLK; from the coding sequence TTGAAACGTATTCTTATTATAGGAGGTAGTGGTTTTATAGGCAATGCTTTATACAAAGAGCTCTGTCCATATTATGATACATATGCTACTTATTGTACAGATAATAGTTTCTATGATAAGAATCAAAAATTTTTTCAGCTAGACATAGAAAAAGAGGATATTACAATCCTGCTTGATAGCCTTAAACCTACAGTGCTTATATCTGCCATCAGAGGAAATTTCAATTCACTCTGGGAAACTCACTTAAAAATTCTATTTTGGCTTCAAAAAAACAATTGCAAATTTATCTTTCTATCGAGTGCTAATGTCTTTGACTCTTTTACGAATTATCCTTCTTATGAGTTTGACAAAACATTGAGTGACAGCATTTATGGGCGTTATAAAATAAAAGTAGAAAATGCCATCATGCGATTGCCTAATAATATTCATACAATTGCACGGATCCCTATGATTTTCGGAGCTGGGAGCCCTAGAATAGACCTATTAAAACAGCAACATGAGTTTAATGTTCCTATTGAAGTTTTTCCTAATGTAATTATCAATGCTACCTCAATTAATAAACTCACGCAACAACTCCACTATATAATAAACAGAAACAAAAAAGGAATATTCCACCTGGGTAGTAAGGACCTTACCTATCATTATGATCTGATTAAAGAAATTTGTGATTTTCTCGGATTAAATACCCCTGTTTTCAAGCAAGTATTTGATTCAAATGATGATCGATACCTGGCTGTACTTCCTAAAGATAACATGCTTCCTAAAAACCTGATCAACACGATTCAGCAAGTTATAAATGCTTCGCTTTTGAAATAA
- the gcvT gene encoding glycine cleavage system aminomethyltransferase GcvT, whose amino-acid sequence MKNTALTETHIALGAKMVPFAGYNMPVSYEGVNIEHETVRNGVGVFDVSHMGEFSIKGPNALELIQKVTSNDASKLVDGKAQYSCLPNDKGGIVDDLIVYRKSEEEYLLVVNASNIEKDWNWISQFNTMGAEMSDLSEEYSLLAIQGPKAAEAMQSLTSVDLTNMKFYTFEVNEFAGIKDIIISATGYTGSGGFEIYCKNKDVKQVWDKVFEAGATYGIKPIGLAARDTLRLEMGYCLYGNDINDTTSPLEAGLGWITKFSKDFVNSEALAKQKEEGVSRKLVAFELDGKGIPRQGYDIVDADGSAIGEVTSGTMSPSLEKGIGLGYVPKSLSAAGSKVNIQIRKKVVPATVVKLPFYKG is encoded by the coding sequence ATGAAAAATACTGCATTGACAGAAACTCACATTGCCTTAGGTGCTAAAATGGTGCCGTTTGCAGGATATAATATGCCTGTTTCATACGAAGGTGTCAATATAGAACATGAAACTGTTCGTAATGGCGTTGGAGTTTTTGATGTGTCTCATATGGGAGAATTTTCAATTAAAGGTCCTAACGCTTTAGAACTCATTCAAAAAGTTACTTCTAATGATGCGTCTAAATTGGTCGATGGAAAAGCACAATACAGTTGCTTACCAAACGATAAAGGAGGAATTGTAGACGATCTTATTGTTTACAGAAAATCTGAAGAAGAATATTTATTAGTTGTCAATGCCTCTAATATAGAAAAAGACTGGAACTGGATTAGTCAATTTAATACAATGGGAGCAGAAATGAGTGATCTGTCGGAAGAGTACTCCTTATTAGCTATCCAAGGACCTAAAGCTGCAGAAGCAATGCAATCGTTAACTTCTGTAGATTTAACAAACATGAAATTTTACACTTTTGAAGTGAATGAATTTGCCGGAATTAAAGATATCATCATCTCTGCAACCGGATATACAGGTAGTGGTGGTTTTGAAATTTACTGTAAAAACAAAGACGTAAAACAAGTATGGGACAAGGTATTTGAAGCGGGAGCAACATACGGTATCAAACCTATAGGATTAGCAGCAAGAGACACCTTACGTCTGGAAATGGGTTACTGCTTATATGGTAATGATATTAACGACACTACTTCTCCTTTAGAAGCTGGATTAGGATGGATTACTAAATTCTCTAAAGACTTCGTTAATTCAGAAGCTTTAGCTAAACAAAAAGAAGAAGGTGTTTCCAGAAAATTAGTAGCTTTTGAATTGGATGGAAAAGGGATTCCAAGACAAGGGTATGACATTGTTGACGCTGATGGTAGTGCTATTGGAGAAGTTACTTCTGGAACTATGTCTCCTTCTCTGGAAAAAGGAATTGGACTCGGATATGTCCCTAAATCATTATCGGCAGCAGGAAGTAAAGTAAATATTCAAATAAGAAAAAAAGTAGTTCCTGCAACGGTTGTTAAACTTCCTTTTTACAAAGGCTAA
- a CDS encoding M28 family metallopeptidase — protein MKMCDYKKVLLLLLILLFQFSFSQEGGTKYEADIINFQKEVVAKLTGHKPIKGKKKLTSRASSSERKTTADFLFNSLKDIGLSPKRHSYDAQDSKGKQYSGVNVYAEIEATNGSDEYVILTAHYDTAKGSPGAVHNATGVALMYYVANKLMGLSERNRNFMIVFFDQQEANMAGCKIFSSKLKKDETKVHSMHRVDYIGWDNDEDRAIELLTSNIGLESLYRSEATRPVFKRLVATPESRVFSNLGFETITITAELKNGDNSPYAHQTADKYTTVNFLYLVYVSEVVFKVMRSLSY, from the coding sequence ATGAAAATGTGTGATTATAAGAAGGTACTTTTACTATTATTGATATTATTGTTTCAGTTTTCTTTCTCTCAGGAGGGGGGAACCAAGTATGAAGCTGACATTATTAACTTCCAAAAAGAAGTTGTTGCTAAGCTTACGGGACATAAACCTATAAAAGGTAAAAAGAAGTTAACAAGTAGAGCGAGTTCTTCAGAGAGAAAAACAACAGCAGATTTTTTGTTTAATTCATTAAAAGATATTGGATTAAGTCCCAAGCGACATTCCTATGATGCGCAGGACAGTAAAGGAAAGCAATATAGTGGAGTAAATGTATATGCAGAAATAGAAGCTACAAATGGGAGTGATGAATATGTAATTCTAACAGCTCATTATGACACGGCAAAAGGAAGTCCGGGAGCCGTACATAATGCTACTGGAGTAGCTCTTATGTATTATGTAGCAAATAAATTGATGGGACTTTCTGAGAGAAACCGCAATTTTATGATTGTATTTTTTGATCAGCAAGAAGCAAATATGGCTGGTTGCAAAATATTTTCAAGTAAGTTGAAGAAAGATGAAACAAAAGTACATTCCATGCACAGAGTAGATTATATTGGATGGGATAATGATGAAGATCGTGCTATTGAATTATTAACATCGAATATAGGATTAGAATCCTTGTATAGAAGTGAAGCAACAAGACCTGTGTTTAAGCGATTGGTTGCAACACCAGAAAGTAGAGTTTTTTCTAATTTAGGTTTTGAAACAATAACAATTACAGCCGAATTAAAAAACGGAGATAACTCGCCATATGCGCATCAAACAGCAGATAAATATACGACGGTAAACTTTTTATACCTTGTGTATGTCTCAGAGGTTGTTTTTAAAGTAATGAGGTCATTATCTTATTAG
- the thrC gene encoding threonine synthase has product MNYYSLNNNAPSVSFAEAVVKGLAPDRGLYFPENIQPLPASFFENIETLDTVEIAYQSIKQFIGDEIPETELRDILKDVLSFDFPVVEIEDNIGTLELFHGPTMAFKDVGARFMARCLGYFNQNNNNKVTVLVATSGDTGGAVANGFLGVKGVDVVILYPSGKVSDIQEKQLTTLGQNITALEVEGVFDDCQDMVKTAFLDEEISSVKQLTSANSINVARWLPQLFYFMFAYKQVKQKGKEIVFSVPSGNFGNICAGIVANKLGLPVKHFIAATNVNDTVVRYLQSEKYDPKPSKATISNAMDVSNPSNFVRIQQLFNNNFHELKDDFSAYSFDDEQTKATMKAVYNTTKYIADPHGAIGYMGLKEHTLTDNQYGIFLETAHPVKFLDTVESTINTTVEIPTQIRKVMNKEKKSIHIKSYDELKKFLLQ; this is encoded by the coding sequence ATGAATTACTATAGTCTGAATAACAATGCACCTTCTGTAAGTTTTGCTGAAGCTGTTGTAAAAGGATTAGCCCCGGACAGAGGGCTTTATTTTCCAGAAAACATACAACCATTACCTGCTTCGTTCTTTGAAAATATTGAAACATTAGATACGGTAGAAATTGCCTATCAATCAATTAAGCAGTTTATTGGAGATGAAATCCCTGAAACCGAATTAAGAGATATTCTCAAAGACGTACTGAGTTTTGATTTTCCGGTAGTAGAAATTGAAGATAATATAGGAACCCTTGAGTTATTTCATGGTCCTACAATGGCATTTAAAGACGTTGGAGCCCGGTTTATGGCGCGTTGTCTTGGGTATTTTAACCAAAATAACAACAATAAAGTTACTGTACTGGTTGCAACATCAGGAGATACAGGAGGGGCTGTAGCAAATGGGTTTCTCGGTGTAAAAGGTGTGGATGTTGTTATTTTATATCCTTCTGGAAAAGTAAGCGATATTCAAGAAAAACAATTGACAACTCTCGGTCAGAACATTACGGCATTAGAAGTCGAAGGAGTCTTTGACGATTGTCAGGATATGGTGAAAACCGCTTTTTTAGATGAAGAAATCTCCTCTGTAAAACAACTAACATCTGCTAATTCAATTAATGTTGCCCGATGGCTTCCTCAATTGTTTTATTTTATGTTTGCATATAAACAAGTTAAACAAAAAGGAAAAGAAATCGTTTTTTCTGTTCCAAGTGGTAATTTTGGAAATATTTGTGCTGGTATTGTTGCGAACAAACTTGGATTACCTGTAAAACATTTTATAGCTGCTACCAATGTCAATGATACAGTTGTTAGGTATCTTCAATCCGAAAAATATGATCCAAAACCATCCAAAGCAACTATTTCTAATGCCATGGATGTAAGCAATCCTAGTAATTTTGTAAGAATACAACAATTGTTCAATAACAATTTCCATGAACTAAAGGATGATTTTTCTGCATATAGCTTTGATGATGAACAAACAAAAGCGACTATGAAAGCAGTTTATAATACTACTAAGTATATTGCAGATCCACATGGAGCCATTGGATATATGGGACTAAAAGAACATACGCTTACCGACAATCAATACGGAATTTTTTTAGAGACTGCACACCCTGTCAAGTTCCTGGATACCGTAGAATCAACTATTAATACTACTGTAGAGATTCCTACCCAGATAAGAAAAGTGATGAATAAGGAGAAAAAAAGTATTCATATTAAAAGTTATGATGAATTAAAAAAGTTCTTACTACAATAG